In Desulfonatronospira thiodismutans ASO3-1, the sequence GACAGTGCTCTTCTGGGATCCTGTAGAACGCGTCCTGACCCGCCATTCGTATTCCCTGGCCTTTTGTTTGTCCTGTTCTAAGGCTTCTTCCTCGGATACCTCTTCTTTCCCCGCGGACTCCGGCCGGCCCCGGCGGACGAAGTAGCGCACAAACCCGTCATCGTCCTTATGCCCCAGGTATTCATGGCTGGCCAGCCGGCACCAGGGGGGAAGATCGTCTTTTACAGTGGCATCCCGGCTGCGCAACTCCAGTATACCCCCCACGGGCACCTTGAGCATGTTTTCCTTGATCATAAGGCTCAGCCCTGATCCACAGTCCAGGTCTCCTCCATCGAACATATGATCCGGGGTGATATCATCCACGCTTATATTTTCCTTTTCCTGGGTCATAAACACCTCGCAGGGCATGGTATCCGCTTTGAAAAGCGGATACCATGCCGGCTGATCTTAAAGATTAATAGGCTACACTGGGCGACCCTGAAGCCAGCCACTCCACCAGGGCCGCACCTCCGGCCGGGGTTGCCCCTTCAACCAGATCGTCTTCTGTCAGGCCTCTTTTTTTCAAGCACGGGGTGCAAACCCATATCTTGCCGCCTGCGTTGACAAACTTGGTAACCAGTTCCTTGAGAGGAGCAAAAGGGGTTCCTTCGTCAATCTTTTCAGCCTCGCCTTTGACAGCGCAGTATACTCCGTCGCAACTGAGGAAAATCATGGTCTCCTTTTCGCTGCCCTGGGCGGCATTGGCCACTACAAAGCCCAATGTGGCCTTGTCTCCGTCGGTTCTGCAATGGGTGATGGTCACGCAGAATTTTTCAGCCATAGTTTACTCCTTTTTCAGTTGGGGTTTATATTCCACAAGATAATAGGGATGAGACATGTCCAAAAGGGCGTTGCCGGTC encodes:
- a CDS encoding OsmC family protein, coding for MTQEKENISVDDITPDHMFDGGDLDCGSGLSLMIKENMLKVPVGGILELRSRDATVKDDLPPWCRLASHEYLGHKDDDGFVRYFVRRGRPESAGKEEVSEEEALEQDKQKAREYEWRVRTRSTGSQKSTVYCRNFSWNMGQPISFEEKDEHPCSVEALLGALGGALASGYATECSKEGIEVDDIEITVRGRLTNVLAHVGLEEGDPGFGEIEVKCYASSMDDEEKVRDAWGKTVKRSPLAATLAKGTELKIKLMVV
- a CDS encoding DsrE family protein, whose product is MAEKFCVTITHCRTDGDKATLGFVVANAAQGSEKETMIFLSCDGVYCAVKGEAEKIDEGTPFAPLKELVTKFVNAGGKIWVCTPCLKKRGLTEDDLVEGATPAGGAALVEWLASGSPSVAY